From the Pseudomonas sp. VD-NE ins genome, the window GGTTACCGTGTGTGAGGAGGATCCTTTCCCGACACGCTTGCTGCAGGCGGGGGCCGCGGGGTATCTGACCAAGGGCGCGGGTTTGCCGGAAATGGTCCAGGCCATTCGCCTGGTATTTGCCGGCCAACGCTATATCAGTCCGCAGATTGCCCAGCAATTGGCGATCAAGTCCTTCCAGCCGTCCAACGACTCTCCCTTCGATGCCTTGTCCGAGCGGGAAATTCAAATCGCCTTGATGATTGTCGGCTGTCAGAAGGTACAGATCATTTCCGACAAGTTGTGTCTGTCGCCGAAAACCGTGAACACCTATCGCTACCGTATTTTCGAGAAGCTTTCGATCAGCAGCGATGTCGAGTTGACACTGTTGGCGGTTCGTCACGGCATGGTTGATGCCAGCCTCTGACCATGACTGAAACATTCGATTCCGGCGCTTTTCTGTCGACAGTCAGTGGGCGCCCGGGCGTCTATCGCATGTTCGACAGCGATGCGCGCCTGCTGTACGTGGGCAAAGCCAAGAACCTGAAAAAACGCCTGGCCAGCTATTTTCGCAAAACCGGTCTGGCGCCAAAAACCGCAGCGTTGGTGGGTCGCATCGCACAGGTCGAAACGACCATCACGGCCAATGAAACCGAAGCGCTGCTGCTTGAACAGACGCTGATCAAAGAGTGGCGGCCGCCGTACAACATTCTGTTGCGGGACGATAAATCCTACCCTTACGTATTTTTGTCCGACGGGCAATTCCCGCGTCTGAGCATTCATCGTGGCGCCAAAAAAGCCAAGGGCAAATACTTCGGCCCCTATCCGAGCGCTGGTGCCATACGCGAAAGCCTGAGCCTCCTGCAAAAGACCTTCTTCGTTCGCCAGTGTGAAGACAGCTACTACAAGAACCGTACCCGTCCATGCCTGCAATATCAGATCAAGCGCTGCAAAGCGCCTTGCGTTGGACTGGTCGAGCCTGAGGTTTATGCCGAAGACGTGCGTCACTCAGTCATGTTCCTTGAAGGCCGAAGCCATGCGCTGACCAACGAACTGTCGACGGCGATGGAGGAGGCGGCGATCAACCTGGAGTTCGAGCGAGCCGCCGAACTGCGTGATCAGATTGCACTGTTGCGGCGGGTCCAGGATCAGCAAAGCATGGAGGGCGGCACGGGGGACATCGATGTCATCGCGGCATTCGTCAATCCGGGCGGAGCCTGCGTGCATTTGATCAGTGTCCGTGGCGGACGCGTGTTGGGCAGCAAGAATTTCTTTCCGCAAGTCGGGATCGAAGAGGATGTGTCGGAGGTCATGGCGGCATTTCTTGGCCAATACTTCATCAGCAGCCCTGAGCGCGATTTGCCGAGCGAACTGATCGTCAACGTGGTCCACGAAGATTTCCCGACGTTGATCGAAGCGATCCATGAATTGCGTGGCCGCGAACTGGCCATCAGTCATCGGGTGCGCGGCACGCGTGCGCGCTGGCAGCAACTGGCTGTAACCAACGCCGAGCAAGCGTTGGGCGCACGCCTGGCCAACCGTCAACACACCGCGGCGCGGTTTGAGGCCTTGGCCGAAGTGTTGAACCTGGATGAGCCGCCGCAGCGTCTGGAATGCTATGACATCAGTCATTCCAGTGGTGAGGCAACAGTCGCGTCCTGCGTGGTGTTTGGCCCGGAAGGCGCAATCAAGTCTGACTACCGGCGCTACAACATCGAAGGTGTCACGGCAGGTGACGACTATGCGGCCATGCATCAGGCGCTGACGCGACGCTTCAGCAAACTCAAGGACGGTGAGGGCAAGTTGCCGGACATCTTGCTGGTGGACGGTGGCAAGGGCCAACTGTCGATGGCTCGCGATGTTCTCAACGAGTTGGCCGTGCCGGATCTGATCCTGCTGGGTGTTGCCAAAGGTGCTACCCGCAAGGCTGGCTTCGAAACGTTGTATCTGAATGATGCGGCACATGAGTTCACTTTGCGTGGCGACTCGCCGGCGCTGCACCTGATTCAACAGATCCGCGATGAGGCTCACCGCTTTGCAATTACCGGACACCGTGCACGCCGTGGCAAAACCCGCCGTACGTCAACGCTGGAAGGCGTTGCGGGTGTCGGGCCGACCCGACGTCGCGACTTGTTGAAACATTTTGGTGGATTGCAAGAGCTGTCTCGTGCAAGCATCGAAGAGATCGCCAAAGCCCCGGGGATCAGTAAAAAGCTCGCAGAGTCGATTTATGCGAACCTGCATAGCGAGTAGAATGCCCCTTCACCTCGTAGCCAGTTGTGCCGATGAATATCCCTAATCTGATTACCGTTCTACGCGTCCTGCTCATTCCGATCTTCATTTTGCTGTTCTATCTGCCTTATCAGTGGAGTTACATGGCCTCCGCCTCGGTGTTTGCCTTTGCGGCAGCGACGGATTGGCTGGACGGTTATCTGGCCCGCCGTCTGGAGCAAAGCACGCCGTTCGGTGCGTTTCTCGATCCGGTCGCCGACAAACTCATGGTTGCAGTGGCACTGGTGCTTCTGGTCCAGGAACACGGCAATCTCTGGCTCACTCTGCCGGCTGCTGTCATCATCGGTCGCGAGATTGTGGTGTCGGCATTGCGTGAATGGATGGCCGAGCTCGGCGCCCGTGCTCACGTAGCCGTTTCGAATCTCGGTAAATGGAAAACCGCCGCACAGATGCTCGCACT encodes:
- the uvrY gene encoding UvrY/SirA/GacA family response regulator transcription factor, whose protein sequence is MIRVLVVDDHDLVRTGITRMLADIDGLQVVGQAESGEESLIKARELKPDVVLMDVKMPGIGGLEATRKLLRSHPDIKVVAVTVCEEDPFPTRLLQAGAAGYLTKGAGLPEMVQAIRLVFAGQRYISPQIAQQLAIKSFQPSNDSPFDALSEREIQIALMIVGCQKVQIISDKLCLSPKTVNTYRYRIFEKLSISSDVELTLLAVRHGMVDASL
- the uvrC gene encoding excinuclease ABC subunit UvrC; the protein is MTETFDSGAFLSTVSGRPGVYRMFDSDARLLYVGKAKNLKKRLASYFRKTGLAPKTAALVGRIAQVETTITANETEALLLEQTLIKEWRPPYNILLRDDKSYPYVFLSDGQFPRLSIHRGAKKAKGKYFGPYPSAGAIRESLSLLQKTFFVRQCEDSYYKNRTRPCLQYQIKRCKAPCVGLVEPEVYAEDVRHSVMFLEGRSHALTNELSTAMEEAAINLEFERAAELRDQIALLRRVQDQQSMEGGTGDIDVIAAFVNPGGACVHLISVRGGRVLGSKNFFPQVGIEEDVSEVMAAFLGQYFISSPERDLPSELIVNVVHEDFPTLIEAIHELRGRELAISHRVRGTRARWQQLAVTNAEQALGARLANRQHTAARFEALAEVLNLDEPPQRLECYDISHSSGEATVASCVVFGPEGAIKSDYRRYNIEGVTAGDDYAAMHQALTRRFSKLKDGEGKLPDILLVDGGKGQLSMARDVLNELAVPDLILLGVAKGATRKAGFETLYLNDAAHEFTLRGDSPALHLIQQIRDEAHRFAITGHRARRGKTRRTSTLEGVAGVGPTRRRDLLKHFGGLQELSRASIEEIAKAPGISKKLAESIYANLHSE
- the pgsA gene encoding CDP-diacylglycerol--glycerol-3-phosphate 3-phosphatidyltransferase, which produces MNIPNLITVLRVLLIPIFILLFYLPYQWSYMASASVFAFAAATDWLDGYLARRLEQSTPFGAFLDPVADKLMVAVALVLLVQEHGNLWLTLPAAVIIGREIVVSALREWMAELGARAHVAVSNLGKWKTAAQMLALVILLANPKDFSFWVILGYALLMVSAGLTLWSMVQYLRAAWPHLKTDVEKK